DNA sequence from the candidate division WOR-3 bacterium genome:
ATTATTTTGAGGAGGTTCGTAAATATATTAATTCTCTTTCCGGAGAAGATTTTCTTTACAAGGAAGGAGTTAATGTAAAACTTTCAATGGATTTAAGATTACAGAAAATAGCGGAGAAAATTGTTGATTCTATTTTACCTATTTATGATAAGAGAGTAAGAGCCTACCATAAAGGAAGATATAAAAAATCTGATTCTTTAAAACTGGAAGTTGCCCTGATTGCAGCTGATGTAGAGACAGGTGATGTTCTTGCTCTTATAGGTGGAAGAAACTTTTTAAAGTCGCAGTTTAACAGGGCAATTCAGGCTAAAAGACAGGTAGGTTCAGCTTTTAAACCTTTTATATATCTTACAGCAATTAATTCAGGAATTTTTCCTGGTGATCCGGTTGAGGATTTACCTTATGTTATAGAAGATGATGGTTCAGGGAAACCATGGAAACCAAGGAATTTTGATGACCAGTTTATGGGTCTTATTACAGTTAGGGATGCCCTTGCTCATTCAAGAAATCTGGCTACAGTTCATATTCTTGAAAAAATAGGTCCAGAATCAGTAATTGAGTTTGCTAACAGACTGGGTATAAAAGATTATATACCTCCTGTTCTTTCAATAGCTCTCGGTTCCCCCAGTCTTTCTTTGTGGGAGATGTGCGAAAGTTATCTTACTATTGCCAATTTAGGAAAAAGGAAAAAGATGCATTTGATAAATGAAATAGAACTTTCTAATGGTAATATAATTGAAAAATTTACATATGAACCAGAAAAAGTTTTTGATGAAAGGGAAGTCTACATTTTGGTAGATATGATGAAATCCACTTTTCAGTATGGAACAGCTTATTATGCAAAAGATTACGGTTTTAAAGCAATTGCTGCTGGGAAGACTGGAACAACTGATAAATATACAGACACCTGGTTTATCGGTTTTACACCTAAAATTTTATGTGGAGTATGGGTGGGTTTTGATTCAGTTATGACAATTTTTGATAGAGCTACAGGAGCTGTGCTTGCTTTACCCATATGGTCCCTTTTTATGAAGAGAGCAAATGAAATTCTTGGAATCCCAGATACTCTTGATTTTAAAAAGCCTGAAGGAATTTTGTATGCTACAATTTGCATAGAAACAGGAGAACTTGCTACAGAGTTTTGCCCTAAGAAAAGAGTTGAAATTTATATTGAAGGAAAAGAACCAAAAGTTTTTTGCTCAAAACATTTGAAAGAAAGGTCTCCTCTCAAAAGAGGAAAATTATAAAAAAATATTGAATTTTTGAAAAAAATTTTTTATAATTTATATTATGAAAGGAAGAATAAAAGAAACTGAATTAAACCGAAAACGACACAGAAAACTAAAGATTAAAAAATTGAGAGAAAAATATTTAAAGGCTCAAACAGAGGAAGAAAGAAAAAAAATTATAGAAAAAGCATTAAAAGTTAATCCCTATTTAAAAAACGCAGAGGATTTTTTAAAGCCAATAAAGGATAAGTTGCATAAATAGATAGTATCTATCTATTTATATTAGATTTGTTTGATTTATCAAAGGGTTCAAATCCCTATTTTAATATATTTTAAATATGAGAACTAAAGAGGTTTTAGTTCCTGAGATTGAGGTAAAAAAGAATATTTTATTAAAATCTGATGAAACTTCTTTAATTATTGTTGATATGCAGAATGATTTTGTGAATGAAAAAGGAGCTCTTTTTGTTCCTGACGCAAAAAAAACTATTCCTGTTATAAATAATTTAATAAAAAAATCAAGAGAGAAAAAGGTTAAGATTTTTTATACACAGGATTATCATGAGGAAGAGGATATTGAATTTCCTATATGGGGAAAACATGCTGTTAAGGAAACATGGGGTTCTGAAATAATCGAGGAATTGAAACCTGAAAAAGGAGATTATGTTATTAGGAAACTTAGATACGATGCCTTTTTTGGAACCCCCCTTGACCATCTTTTAAGGATAAATAATATAAAAAATGTTATAGTAACAGGAACTGTTGCAAATATCTGTGTCTTACATACTGCTGGTTCTGCTGCTTTACATGGTTATAAAGTAATCGTTCCTATGGATGCCATATCAGCAATAAATGAATTTGATTTTTATGCTGCATTAAGACAGGTTTCTTTTTTATATAAGGGTATAATAACAGAGGAAAAGGAAATAAATTTTGAATAAATATCCTGTTGTTCTTACCATAGCTGGTAGTGATAGTGGTGGTGGAGCAGGAATTCAGGCAGATTTAAAAACCTTTGCTGTTCATAAAACTTTTGGACTTTCTGTTATCACTGCTATAACTTCACAGAATACAGAGGGGGTTAAATCCATTCAGGGTATAGACCCTGAGATTGTAAAAGATCAGATAGATATGATTGCAAGGGATTTTGAAATTAAAGCCTTTAAATCAGGTATGCTTTATTCAAAGGAAATAATAGAAGTTGTTGCGGATAGAATAAAATTTTTTAATTTAAAAAATTATGTGCTTGATCCTGTTGTTTTTGCAGGTTCTGGAGATAGATTACTTCTTGAAGATGCAAAAAATGCTTTGATTGAAAAGCTTTTTCCACTTTCTCTTATTGTAACACCAAATAGATGGGAAGCTGAAAATTTTACAGGAATAAAAATAGAAAGTATAGAAAATGCAAAAAGAGCTGCTGAAATCTTAAAAAGTATGGGGCCAGAATATGTGGTTATAAAAGGGGGACATTTTGGT
Encoded proteins:
- a CDS encoding penicillin-binding transpeptidase domain-containing protein — its product is YFEEVRKYINSLSGEDFLYKEGVNVKLSMDLRLQKIAEKIVDSILPIYDKRVRAYHKGRYKKSDSLKLEVALIAADVETGDVLALIGGRNFLKSQFNRAIQAKRQVGSAFKPFIYLTAINSGIFPGDPVEDLPYVIEDDGSGKPWKPRNFDDQFMGLITVRDALAHSRNLATVHILEKIGPESVIEFANRLGIKDYIPPVLSIALGSPSLSLWEMCESYLTIANLGKRKKMHLINEIELSNGNIIEKFTYEPEKVFDEREVYILVDMMKSTFQYGTAYYAKDYGFKAIAAGKTGTTDKYTDTWFIGFTPKILCGVWVGFDSVMTIFDRATGAVLALPIWSLFMKRANEILGIPDTLDFKKPEGILYATICIETGELATEFCPKKRVEIYIEGKEPKVFCSKHLKERSPLKRGKL
- a CDS encoding DUF6800 family protein, translated to MKGRIKETELNRKRHRKLKIKKLREKYLKAQTEEERKKIIEKALKVNPYLKNAEDFLKPIKDKLHK
- a CDS encoding isochorismatase family cysteine hydrolase; translation: MRTKEVLVPEIEVKKNILLKSDETSLIIVDMQNDFVNEKGALFVPDAKKTIPVINNLIKKSREKKVKIFYTQDYHEEEDIEFPIWGKHAVKETWGSEIIEELKPEKGDYVIRKLRYDAFFGTPLDHLLRINNIKNVIVTGTVANICVLHTAGSAALHGYKVIVPMDAISAINEFDFYAALRQVSFLYKGIITEEKEINFE
- the thiD gene encoding bifunctional hydroxymethylpyrimidine kinase/phosphomethylpyrimidine kinase; translated protein: MNKYPVVLTIAGSDSGGGAGIQADLKTFAVHKTFGLSVITAITSQNTEGVKSIQGIDPEIVKDQIDMIARDFEIKAFKSGMLYSKEIIEVVADRIKFFNLKNYVLDPVVFAGSGDRLLLEDAKNALIEKLFPLSLIVTPNRWEAENFTGIKIESIENAKRAAEILKSMGPEYVVIKGGHFGEKAIDVVYDGKKFELLEGEKIKKEKKFHGAGCTFSASIAANLALGFSPLESISRAKKFIEGAIKYSFEIGKGSIPVNHIWVLS